The Microbacterium limosum sequence ATCACCGCCACGCCCGACCTGGCGGGCAAGGAGTCCCTCTCGCGGGCGGCGGGGGCCGCGCTGATCAAGCATCGCGACCTCGTGGCGCTCATCCGCGATCGCGGCGACGACCCCACCACGATCATGCTGCCCTTCCGCGAGCAGCTCGAGCAGTTCCGCCGCACGACGCGCGGCGAGCGGTCGATGGAGACCCTGCTCAGCGTGCACGTCACGGCGGGCATCCTCGACGACTTCTACCACGCGCTCGCTTCCAGCTACGGCGAGACGGGCCGCCGCGTCTCCCGCATCCTCGAAGCGGACGACGACCGCGGCGCCATCGTCGACATCATCGGCGAGGCGATCGAGGGAGACGGAGAATGGCGATCGATCCTCTCGCTGTGGGGGAGGCGCCTGGTGGGCGACACGCTGCTCGTGGCGCGCGCGGCCCTGTCGACGCAGGACGCGCTTGATCTCGCGGCCGAGAAGCGGGTGGAGCCCGTCTTCACCGAGCTGATGGCCGCGCACTCGCGGCGAATGGATGCCATGGGGCTGAACGCCTGACCCGCCCGGCCCTCGGGCCGGGCGGAACGATCAGCCGATGCCCAGACGCGCCCGCTCGCGCGCGTCGTGCGCCGAGCGCACGCGGGTGAGCGCCGCGACGAAGGCGACGGTGAGCGCCGCCGGGACGGCCAGGCCGATCAGCCAGAGGAGGAGGTCGGCCTCCGAGAGCCCCGCCCAGGTGAGGGCCGTCCACACGACGCCCGCGACGCCTGCGGCGAAGAGCGGCGCGACGGCCGCTCCGCGCAGGTCGCGGCCGGGCATCCCCCAATGCAGCGCGAGGCCGATCGCCGCGGCGACGACGAGGGCGAGGACGATGAACATGTCAGCCGACGAAGCCGACGCGGCGCTGCTCCTCCGTGCCGATCTCGACGTAGGCGAGACCCGCGGAGGGGACGATGTAGGAGTTGCCCTTCTCGTCGCTGAAGGAGATGTGCGACGAGCCTGCGTCGAGCGCGCTGATGACCGAGGCGCGCACGGTGTCGGCGGACTCCGCGCTCTGGAAGTTCAGCTCGCGGCCGGTGTTGGCGATGCCGATGCGAATCTCCACGGGTGACTGCCTTTCCTCGGGATGCGCGGCGCCCTCGCGCCGCCACGTCCGAGCCTATGACACCCGTTCGCGCTCGCCGCTCGCCCGCATCACGCTCACGGCGAACGCGGCGGGAGTGGAGATGTCGGATGCGGCGGCTACCGTCTTTTACGTGCCCGATTCCCTCCCGACCCGCGCCGGCGGACGCATCGACGAGCCCGACGAGCCCGACGAGCCCGACGAGCTCGACCCGCCCGCCCTCCCCGGTCTGGACGAGCACCAGGAGCGCGTCGTCGGGCTCGAGGCATCCGCGTCGGGCGTCGTCGTCGGCGGCCCCGGAAGCGGCAAGACGGCCGCGCTGATCGCGCGCGTCTCCGCGCTGCTGCGGTCGGATGCCGTGGATCCCGACCAGATCCTCGTGCTCACGCCCACGCGCGCGAGCGCCACCTCCCTGCGCGACCGCCTGCAGGTCGCCGCGGATCGGCCCACGGCCGGTCCGCTCGCGCGGTCGGTGGCCGCCTTCGCCTTCCAGATCGTGCGAGCACAGGCGGTGCACGCGGGCGAGGAGCCGCCCCAGCTGCTGACCGGCGCCGACGAGGACCAGATCATCCAGGATCTCCTGGCCGGCGACGCCGAGGACGCCGCCGACGGCAACGACCGGTGGCCGGCGTGGCTGCCTCCCGATGTGCGCGAGACCCGTGCCTTCCGCACCGAGGTGCGCACCTTCCTCGCAGAGTGCGCCGCGCTCGGGATCGATGACGGCGCCCTCGCGCGCCTGGCCCGCGCGGGTGGCCGCGAGGCGTGGGAGGCGATGGCGTCGTTCCTCGGCGAATACCGCGAGGTGCGTCGGTCGATGCGCGGCGCGCATCGCGACGCGGCGGGTCTCGTGAGGGAGGCGGCCGCGATCACGACGATGGCGGCGTCGGACGATGCTGCGCTGGGTGCCGCGTCGGCCCTGCGTGTCATCCTCGTCGACGACGCGCAGGAGCTCACCGTCGCGGGCGTGCACCTGCTCGAGGCCTGGCGTCGGCGCGGGGTCGCCGTGCTGGCCTTCGGCGATCCCGACGTCGGCTCGGGGGCGTTCCGCGGGGCATCGCCCGCGCACTTCGCCCGTTTGGCGGCATCCCTCGGCTCCGTGCACGTCCTGCACGGCACGCATCGCGGCACCCCGGCGATGATCGCCCTCGCGCGGCGCGTGACGGCGCGCATCGGCACGTCCGGAATCGCCGCGCACCGCGCCGCGCCGGTCCCGCCCGCGGCCGACGACACCTCGGTGCGCGTGCTCACGGCGCGTTCGGCCTCGGAGGAGCTGGATCGCATCGCGCGTCTGCTGCGTGAACGCCACGTCTTCGACGGGGTGCCCTGGCACGACTGCGCCGTCATCTCGCACGACTCGGCGCAGGTGCGGGTGCTCGAGGCCGAGCTCGCGGCTCGGGAGGTGCCCACGCGGGCTGCCGGACCCGGCACGCCGCTGGGCAGCCGCTCACCGGTGCGCGACCTCCTGGGGGTCATCGCACTCGCCGCGCGCGAGCCCGCATCGTGGACGGCCGAGGATGTCGAGGGGGTTCTCTCGGGCTCGATCTGCGGGCTCGACCCCATCGGTCTCCGAAGGCTCCGCCTCGCGATGCGCCACGCCGACCTCGCCTCGGGAGGATCCACGCCCCCGCGCGAGATGCTGCGCTCCGCACTCGCGAATCCGCTCGAGTTCTCGTTCGTCGACACGCGGGAGGCTCACCGCGCCGCCCGTGCCGCCCACACGCTGCGCCGGGTGCGCGAGGGGCTCGCGCGCCGCGAGACCCCCCACGAACTGCTCTGGAGCGTGTGGGAGGAGAGCGGTCTCGAGCGCTCCTGGGCCACGGCATCCCGTGGACACGGTCCCTTGGCGGCGCAGGCGGATCGTGACCTCGACGCCGTCGTGGCGCTTTTTGAGGCCGCCAAGAGGTTCGTCGAGCGCACTCCGGACGAGGACGCGATGGTCTTCGTCCGGCACGTGCTCGACTCGGACGTGGCCGAGGATTCCCTCACGGCGCCCGCCGTCGCCCCCGCCGTGCGCGTGCTGACGCCCGCGGCCGCGCTCGGCGAGCAGTTCGACACCGTCGTGGTGGCGGGGGTCCAGGAGGGTGTGTGGCCCAACACGCGCCTCCGCGGCGGACTGCTCGAGACCTGGCGTCTGGCCGATGCGATCGTCTCCGGCGGCGCGCACGAGCCCGACGTGCTCGACCGTCGCAGAGAGGCGCTGCACGACGAGCTGCGGCTGTTCGTGCGCGCGGTGACGCGGGCGCGGGCGATGCTGGCCGTCTCCGCCGTCGACGACGACGACACCGGTCCCAGCATCCTGTTCGACCTCTTGCCGGCGCCGTCGGTTCCGCCGGCGGGCAGTGAGCACCCCCTGTCGCTGCGCGGGCTGGTCGCCCGCCACCGGCGCACGCTCACGAGCGGCCGGGCGGACGATCCCCGCGCCGCCGGCGAGCTCGTGCTGCTGGCGCAGGAGGGCGTCGCCGGCGCTGCGCCCGGTGAGTGGTACGGGATGCTGCCGCCGACGTCGACGGCCGCCCTCCGCTCGCCCGAGGAGCAGGTGCGCGTGTCGCCCTCGCGGGTGCACACGCTCGAGGAATGCGAGCTGAACTGGGTCATCGCCGAGCTCGGAGGAGAGACCGCCAGCGCCGCGGCGGGGCTGGGGACGATCCTTCATTCGGCGCTGGAGACCGCCGGGGCAACCGACGAGGAATCCCTGTGGCGCGTCGTCGAGGACCGCTGGGGGGAGCTCGAGTTCGAGGCCCCGTGGCGGGAGCGCGCGGAGCGGCACCGCGCGCGGGATCTCGTGCGACGCCTGCACCGCTACCTCGTCTCCTTCGAGCGCGAGGGAGGACGGCTGCTGGACGCCGAGCCGCACTTCGAGATCCCGCTCACCCCGGGTGACGAGCACCGGGGCGAGGTCGTGCTGAGCGGGTACATCGACCGCGTCGAGGTCACCGGTGCGGGAGAGGTGGTCATCGTCGACCTGAAGACGGGTAAGAGGGAGCCGCAGACCGACGCGAAGGTGGTTGACAACCCCCAGCTCGCCGCGTACCAGCTGGCTCTCGAGCACGGGCTCATCCCGGGCGCCGACGGACTGCGTCCCGGCGGAGCGAAGCTGCTCGTCCTCGTGCCGACCGCCACGCGCCGGGACTGGGCCGAGCCGCGGCAGGCGCCGCTCGACGACGCCGCCCGCGCCGCGTTCCTGTCGCGCATCGACACGGCCGCCGCGACGATGGCGGGCGCCGCTTTCCGCGCACCCTTCGACGAGCACTGCCGGAAGGACCACTCGTACGGCCTCTGCCGCATCCACACGATCGGCGCGGTGAGCGCGCCGTGACCTCCCCCACGCAGGGTGGGCCGCGGGTGTCGGCTCACGCGATCGCCGCCGCGCTCGGCCAGTTCCCGCCCACCGACGAGCAGGCGGAGGTCATCGAGTCTCCGCTGCGCCCCGCCCTCGTCGTGGCGGGTGCGGGCAGCGGCAAGACGGAGACGATGGCCTCGCGGGTCGTCTGGCTCGTGGCCAACGGGCTCGTCCGTCGAGACGAGGTTCTCGGGCTGACCTTCACACGGAAGGCCGCGGGGGAGCTCGGCGAGCGGATCCGCCGGCGGCTCGAGCGGTTGTCCGAGTTCGAGGAGCGCGGCCTCCTGGCGCGCCTCGGCGCGTTGCACACGGAGGGCGCGCTGGAGGAGTTCGCGCGCATCGAACGCCGCGCGGAGCAGGAGCGCGACGCGGCGTCCCGCGCCGGCCGCGACACCGCGCCGATCGAGCTCCGGGCGCGGGCGGCGCGGACGGCGGCGCTGGATCGTCTCGCGCCGGTCGCCGTCCGCGTGGAGGGAGGGGATCTGCTGCAGCGGCCCACCGTCGCGACGTACAACAGCTTCGCCGATCAGATCGTGCGGGAGAACGCGGTGCTGCTCGGGCGCGACGCCGATGCGGCCGTGCTCTCGGAGTCCGCCGCGTGGCTGCTGATGCGCCGCGTCGTGCTCTCGAGCGACGACGAGCGTCTCGAGCACCGCACGGAGGCGATGTCGACGATCATCGACGGCGCGCTCCGCGTCGCGCGCGACGCCGTCGACAATCTCGTCGAGACCGATCGCCTCCGCACGATGGCCGCGGAGTTCGCGGACGTGCTCGAACGCCCGAGCGAAAAGCGTCTGCCCGACGGGGTGTACCGCGACGTGCGGGTCGCTGCGGAGAAGGTGTCGGGGCTCGCGGTGCTCGCCGACCTCGCCGACGCGTATGCGGCCGAGAAGGCGCGACGCGGGGTGCTCGACTTCTCCGATCAGGTCGCGGGGGCGCTGCGCATCGTGCGGGCCCACGCGGCCGTGGGGCACGAGCTGCGGCGCCGCTACCGCGTCGTCCTGCTCGACGAGTATCAGGACACGTCCGTCGTGCAGACGCTGCTGCTGTCCGAGCTCTTCGGCGGCGAGGCGGTCATGGCCGTCGGCGACCCTCATCAGTCGATCTACGGGTGGCGGGGCGCGAGCGCCGGGAACCTCGGCGGCTTCGCGCGCGCCTTCGGTCGCGGGGGATCGACGGGGGAGCACGCCCTCATGACCAGCTGGCGCAACAGCGATGTCGTGCTGCGCGCCGCCAACGCCGTCCTCGCGCCGCTCGCCGCCTCCAGCCCCGTGCCCGTCCGTCCCCTCCGGCCCCGTCCGGGGGTCACGGCGGGGCGCCTGGAGGTCGCCTTCGAGAACGACGTGGACGCCGAGGCGGATGCCGTCGCCGCATGGTTCGAGGCGGTGCGCGCCGAGCGCACCGCGCAGGGGCGCTCCACGCGCGGCGCGATCCTCTTCCGCGGGAAGAAGCACATGCAGCGGTTCGCGGACGCCCTGGCCGCGCGCGGCATCCCGCGTCACATCCTCGGCCTCGGCGGGCTGCTCTCCACGCCCGAGGTGGTGGATGTCGTGAGTGTCCTGCGCGTCGTCGACGACCCGACCGCGGGATCGGCGCTCATCCGCGTCCTCTCCGGCCCGAGGTTCGCGGTGGGGCTCGCCGACCTGCGGCTGCTCGAGAAGCTCGCGCGACGCCTGGCGAGCCACGACCACACGCTCGCGCCACTCGAGCCGGCCGTCGCGGACGCCGTCCGCACGGGTGCGGGCGCGGACCAGCCCGGGTCGATCGTCGAGGCGCTCGACTTCGTCGGGCGCGCGCGCGACGACCACGGCTGGCTGCGGGATTTCTCACCCGCGGCGCGCGAACGCCTGCGCGAGGCTGCGGCGATGTTCCGGGGACTCCGCCAGGCCGCGGCTCTGCCGATCCCCGAACTCGTGCGGATGATCGAGCTCGAACTGCGGCTCGACATCGAACTCGCCGCGAACGAGGCCCACGGGCCGGCGCGGATCGCCTCGGCGCAGCTTCGCGCCTTCACCGACGAGGTGCACGCTTTCCTCGCCGCCGATGACCGGGGCACGGTGCGCAGCCTGATCGCCTGGCTCGACCACGCCGAGCAGCTGGACGAGTTCGCGCCGCGCACCGAACCCCCCGAGGACGACGTCGTGCAGCTGCTCACGATCCACGGTTCGAAGGGGCTGGAGTGGGATGCCGTCGCCGTCGCCCGCGTCGTCGAGGGCGAGCTCCCGGTCGCACCCCGCGACACGAAGGCCTGGCTCGGCTTCGGGGTGCTGCCCTACGACTTCCGCGGCGACGCGGAGTGGCTGCCGCGCCTGGCGTGGCGTGCGCACGACGCCCCGACGCAGCAGGCGCTGAACGCCGCGATCGCCGAGTTCGTCGAGGCGGGAAAGACCCGCCAGCGCGACGAGGAACGGCGCCTCGCCTACGTCGCGATCACGAGGGCGCGGGAGCACCTGCTGCTGTCGGGCTCCTCCTGGGCGGGTGGGCAGAAGCCGAGGGAGCCCGCCCCGTACCTGGCGGAGATCGCCGCGGCCCTGGGCGTCGATCATGTGCGGCCCGAGCCGGGCGAGAACCCCTTCGAGGGCGACCGACGCATCATCACGTGGCCGATGGACCCCCTCGGCGAGGCTCCCCGCACGCGTCGTCCGCGCGTGGCGGCGGCGGCGGCGGCGGTCGCGGCGGCGGCGGAACGGCCGCCGATCGAGGCGTCCCGCGACCTCGCGCTCCTCCTCGCAGAGCGTCGCTCCCGCGGCGGGGATGCGCCGGAGCCGCCGGTCAGGGTACCGGCGTCCCGATTCAAGGACTGGGTCGGCGACTACGAAGGGACGCTGCGGCGCATCGCGCGTCCGATGCCCGAGCGCCCCTACCGCCAGACCCGGATCGGCACGCTCTTCCACGCATGGGTGGAGCAGCGTTCGGGTGCGGGCGGACGCGGGCCTTCGTTGGACGACGCCCTGTGGGAGCTCGACGACGACGAGGCCGAGGCCTCCTCGGCCTCCGACGACGATGCTGCGCGGCTCGAGGCGCTCAAGGGCGTCTTCGAAGCGTCCGAATGGGGGCCGCTCGCCCCCGTCGAGGTCGAGTCGGAGATCGACTTCGTTCTCCGCGGCACCCGGGGCGCAGCGCACGTCGTGATCTGCAAGCTCGACGCCGTCTACCGGCGCGATGGCCGGTACGAGATCGTCGACTGGAAGACCGGACGCCCGCCCGCATCCGATGCCGAGCGGGAGGAGCGGATGCTGCAGCTCGCGCTGTACCGCCTGGCCTACCACCGGGCGCGCGGCGTCCCCCTCGAGGAGATCGACGTGGCGCTCTACTACATCGCCGACGACCTCGTGATCCGCGGGGAGGGCTCCTACTCGGAGGAGGACCTGGCCCAGCGCTGGAATGCGGCGCGGGAGGCCCGCTGAGCCTCGCGGACCTCGTCGCTGTCATCGTGACCGGGCGCGGCGGAGCGCTCGCCCGCCGCTGCGCCGTCGGCGCCCGACTCGGCGGCGCCGGGGTCGGAGCGCCAGCCGGCCAGATCGATCGGGTCGATCGGGGCCGTGTCGGCGCCGGCATCCTGTCGCTCGTCCGGCCCGTCGTCGCCCCGCACGGTCGAGGGGCGGGAGAGGCCGGGCGGAGCCTCGGCGTCCTCGTGCTCGAGCTCCTTTGCGACGAACAGCGACATCATGCGGGGGTCGTACGCATCGGTCTGCATCGCCGTGGACGGCTCCTCCGGCAGCGCGGCGGCGGGCGTCCCCTCGTCGAGCAGGCGCATCGCCTCGTCCACGCCCGCGGCCGAGGCGGCGTCCAGGCGCGACCTCGACGATCCGAGGCCGTCCACCAGGGCGTCCAGGAGGGCGACGGCATCGTCGACGATGTCGGGGCGCTGCTGCTCGTGACCGTGCAGGAGCCACTTGGCGAACTCGAGTTCGGCATAGAGGCGGGCGCGGGTGCGCAGGTTGGCGTCGGGCGAGCGCGGGCCGGTCTCGGCGTACGCGGTGTACACGTCGTCGATCGCCTCGGGAGCGCCGGCCAGCCAGTGCAGGTCGACGGCGGGGTCCCCGACGCCGAAACGGTGCCACCCGAGCACGCCGACGACGGTCGGTGCGTCGCCGCGGTCCTCGAATAGGAAGGATGCCGCGCTGGTCTCACCGAGGATGACGGTGGACTCGAACCGCCACAGCTCCTCGTCGTCGATCGCCGAGCGCCACCGGGTCGCGAGGGCCGCGTGCAGCCGGCGGGTCGCCGCCGTTCGCTCGATCAGAGTCTCCACGGTGCGGCGGACGTCGGCGGGCGTGCGCAGGGGAAGCCCCTCGGCGCGCACGACGGAGGCGGGCAGCGCGTGCACGGCCGCCAGAGCGGCGCCGATGGATGACGCGGCGCCGGGCCCGGAGGGGATGTGGGGCGGCTCGATCCGGTACCCCGGGAGGAAGTCGGCGACGACGATGCGGTCGTCGCCGAGGGTCGCCTCCCCCCGCACCTCGGGCACGCGGAAGGGCAGCAGGGCGCGGGCGCCCGGCGTCAGCGCGCGCAGCGCGAGCACCTCCGCCGCCAGGTCGCTCGCGGCGGATTCGTCCGTGGGAACGCGCACGACGACGCGCGTGCCGTCGTCGAGCCCGAGCAGTGCCGCATCGTAGCGACCCGACTGCCCGGTCGAGAGCGTCGACGTGGTGACGGCCCCGACGCCCGGCAGGGCGGCGCTCGCCGCCGCGGCTAGAGTGAGGGGGGAGCGTGCCATGTCCCCAGGGTAGGTCGGCGCTCCGCCTCAGGATCTGCGCCACGCCCGCGAAAGAGGTCATCCATGACGCTGCAGCGCGCCGCCGGAGCGGTGCCCGCGCCGCGGGTCCCGCTCTCACGGGCGGCCGAGGAACGCGCCGAGCCGGACGTGATCGCGCGAGCCCTGCGCTCTCCCGGAACGCGGGTCCTCCGACTGCGCGAGGGAAAGGCCGACGTCGGCGCGGGCGACGCTCTCGTGCTGGTGGGCCCCGGCGAGATCGCGCCGGGGGACGCCGTCGCGCTCCTCGGCCGCGGCGAGGACGGCGGGATGATTCTGCTCGCGCTCGAGGAGGGCCACGCTCCCGAGGGCTGGGCCGAGCTGCGGGCCCTGGGCGGGGCGCTCCCCGCCGCAGACACCGCCCTGCTGACCGAGGCGCGCGCCCTGGGCCGCTGGATCTCCGAGTCCCGATACTGTCCGGCGTGCGGCGCGGAGACCGAGCTGCGCCAGGCCGGCTGGGCGCGGCACTGCCCCGGCTGCTCGCGGGAGCACTTCCCCCGCACGGATCCCGCCGTCATCGTCGCCGTCACCGACGGCGAGCGGCTCCTGCTGGGCTCGAACGCGGCGTGGGGGCCGGGACGCTACTCGTGCTTCGCCGGATTCGTCGAGGCGGGGGAGTCGGCCGAGGAGGCGCTGGTACGCGAGATCGAGGAGGAATCCGGCATCCTCGTCAGCGACATCGAGTACGTCGGCTCGCAGGCGTGGCCTTACCCGCGCTCGCTCATGCTCGGCTTCCTCGCCCGGACCGACGACGCCGGGACCGCGCGTCCCGACGGCACCGAGATCGTGGACGTGCGCTGGTTCACCGCCGACCAGATCGGGCTCGCGCTCGCCGGGGAGGGGGAGATCGGCCTGCCCGGACCGGCGTCCATCTCCCGCGGTCTCATCGAGCGCTGGCACGCACGGGCGAGCGCCGACGCATGACCGCCGGCGTGACCGGCCCGGACGGACCCGATCGCGCGCTGTCCGGACTCGACGAACGCCAGCGCGAAGCGGCCGTCGCCCTCCGCGGTCCCGTGCGGGTGCTCGCGGGAGCCGGCACGGGCAAGACCCGCGTCATCACGCACCGCATCGCCCACGGCGTCGACACGGGGGCGTTCTCGCCGCAGCGCGTCATGGCGCTCACCTTCACGACGCGCGCCGCGGGGGAGATGCGAGGGCGCCTGCGGGCTCTCGGTATCGACGGGGTGCAGGCGCGCACCTTCCACTCCGCCGCCCTCGCTCAGGTGAACTACTTCTGGCCCGTCGTCGCGGGCGGCGAGAGCGCGCCGCCGATCGTGCCGAACAAGGTGCGCGTCCTGGCCGATGCGGCGGTCGCCGCCCGCCGCGACCTCGACACGGCCACGCTTCGCGACCTCGCCGCCGACATCGAGTGGCGGAAGGTCGCGATGATCTCCATCGAGGCGTACGCGCGGCTGGGTCGCCCGGGGATCGGCCGCCTGGGCGGCGACGACGTCGTCGAGCTGCACGCCGCGTACGAGCGACTGAAGGACGAGCGCCGTCAGCTCGATTTCGAAGACATCCTGCTCGTCTGCGCGGGGATGATGGAGTCCGAGCCGCGCGTCGCGCGCGCCGTGCACGAGCAGTACCGGCACTTCACCGTCGACGAGTACCAGGATGTCTCGCCCCTCCAGCAGCGACTGCTCGAACTGTGGCTCGGATCGCGCGACGACATCTGCGTCGTCGGCGACGCGAGCCAGACGATCTACTCGTTCGCGGGCGCCGACCCCCGGTTCCTGCTCGAGTTCGAGCGGCGCCATCCCGACGCGACCCTCGTGCGGCTCGAGCGGAACCATCGCTCGAGCGACGACGTGCTCGGCGCCGCCAACACGCTCATGCGCGGGCGTCCGGGCGCTCTCTCGCTCGTGGCGGCGGGCGCCGAAGCGCCGGCGCGGATGGATGCCGAGGGCATCGCCGTCTCGGTGCACCCGACGGACGAGGCCGAGGCGCGCGACGTCGCGCGCTCGATCCGCACCGCGATCGACCGCGGCGCGCGGGCCGACCAGTTCGCCGTGCTCTACCGCCTGCACGCCCAGTCGGCGATGCTGCAGACCGCGCTTGCGGCGGAGGGCGTTCCCACGACGGTGCTGGGAGGGCGCCGGTTCTTCGACCTGCCGGAAGTGCGCGAGGCGGTGATGATGCTGCGCGGTGAGTCGGTGGCGCGCCCCCGGGGCGACCTCGTCGACGCGGTGCGCGACGTGCTGCGCTCGCTCGGACAGTCTCCCGAGCCGCCCGACGCGGCGGGTGCCCTCCGTGACGCGTGGGAGGCGCGCGCGGCGATCGCGCGCCTCGCCGAGGCGGCGCCGCCCGAGACGACGCTCCGTGCCTTCACCGACGACCTGGCGGCACGAGCGAAGGACCAGCACGAGCCGGAACGGCAGACGGTCACGCTCGCGACGCTCCACGCCGCGAAGGGCCTGGAATGGGACCACGTGCGCATCGTCGGCCTCGCCGAGGGCCTGTTGCCGATCTCCTACGCGAGGGGTATCGAACAGGCGGATGAGGAGCGCCGCCTGCTGTACGTCGGGCTCACGCGGGCACGGCGAACCGCTTCACTGTCGTGGTCGCTCCGGGGAGAGCGCGGGGAACGGGAGCCGTCGCGGTTCCTGGCAGAGCTCGGCACCCGCACTGCGCGTGCGGCGGGTGCACCCGGGTCTGCGTCGTCCCGTCCCTCCGCAGCTCGCTCGCACGCGCGGGGCCCCCGCCCGCCGCGCTGATCAGGCGCACCGTCTCGGCGGCGGCCTCGTGCGCGAGATCGGCGGGCACCGGCACGGGCGGAGCGTCGAGCAGCTGGGCGGCCAGCGCGGGCCAGTCCTCGTCGGCGTCGCGCCGCGCGAGATCGAGGCACGTTCCGCACGGAGTGACGCCGGGAACGATGAGCGGACCCACCGTCACACCCGTCCCCGTGGCGACGACGGGGAGATGCGTGCGGTCCGCGGCGAGGTGCGCTCGGGCGGTGCCGGGGTCGAGGACGTGATCGGCGAGCAGCACGACCGCATCGCACGCTGAAGACGGGGGATAGGGGGCGTCGTCGCCGTCGCGCCGTCGCTCCCACACGCCGACGCGCGCGCCCGTGCCCTCCAGGGCCGTGATGACGGCGCGGGCCAGCACGCCCCGCGCCGCGCCTCGGGGCGTCTCGACGAAGAGGCGCGGGATGACGGCGGCCCGCCCGGTGTCGGAGCGGAGCACGGCCCGACCCAGCCGGTCGAGGAACGCGCGCACCTCGCGCGAGTGGATGCGGGACAGGTCGGCCCAGACGTCGAGCCCCGACTCAGGGAACCCCCGCTGGAGTTCGCGCAGCAGCCGTCCCTGCCAGGGCTCGACATCCTGCAGGACGGCGTGCGCGTGGGCTCCGAACTGCAGGGTCGTGGCGTCGCGCCAGAGCGGGACGAGGGCGGGGTCCAGGCGAAGCATCACCGTCATCCCGCGATTGTGGCGGGGGATGCGCCGCCGAATCCCGCTATCCACACCGACCCCAAAGC is a genomic window containing:
- a CDS encoding ferritin-like fold-containing protein — encoded protein: MLKWFRRRRTPGRVLTLRSRGESSDATRVDFAELAPDVDTFLGQAAYLQLGYFETLSQLITATPDLAGKESLSRAAGAALIKHRDLVALIRDRGDDPTTIMLPFREQLEQFRRTTRGERSMETLLSVHVTAGILDDFYHALASSYGETGRRVSRILEADDDRGAIVDIIGEAIEGDGEWRSILSLWGRRLVGDTLLVARAALSTQDALDLAAEKRVEPVFTELMAAHSRRMDAMGLNA
- a CDS encoding DUF3107 domain-containing protein; the encoded protein is MEIRIGIANTGRELNFQSAESADTVRASVISALDAGSSHISFSDEKGNSYIVPSAGLAYVEIGTEEQRRVGFVG
- a CDS encoding ATP-dependent DNA helicase; its protein translation is MPDSLPTRAGGRIDEPDEPDEPDELDPPALPGLDEHQERVVGLEASASGVVVGGPGSGKTAALIARVSALLRSDAVDPDQILVLTPTRASATSLRDRLQVAADRPTAGPLARSVAAFAFQIVRAQAVHAGEEPPQLLTGADEDQIIQDLLAGDAEDAADGNDRWPAWLPPDVRETRAFRTEVRTFLAECAALGIDDGALARLARAGGREAWEAMASFLGEYREVRRSMRGAHRDAAGLVREAAAITTMAASDDAALGAASALRVILVDDAQELTVAGVHLLEAWRRRGVAVLAFGDPDVGSGAFRGASPAHFARLAASLGSVHVLHGTHRGTPAMIALARRVTARIGTSGIAAHRAAPVPPAADDTSVRVLTARSASEELDRIARLLRERHVFDGVPWHDCAVISHDSAQVRVLEAELAAREVPTRAAGPGTPLGSRSPVRDLLGVIALAAREPASWTAEDVEGVLSGSICGLDPIGLRRLRLAMRHADLASGGSTPPREMLRSALANPLEFSFVDTREAHRAARAAHTLRRVREGLARRETPHELLWSVWEESGLERSWATASRGHGPLAAQADRDLDAVVALFEAAKRFVERTPDEDAMVFVRHVLDSDVAEDSLTAPAVAPAVRVLTPAAALGEQFDTVVVAGVQEGVWPNTRLRGGLLETWRLADAIVSGGAHEPDVLDRRREALHDELRLFVRAVTRARAMLAVSAVDDDDTGPSILFDLLPAPSVPPAGSEHPLSLRGLVARHRRTLTSGRADDPRAAGELVLLAQEGVAGAAPGEWYGMLPPTSTAALRSPEEQVRVSPSRVHTLEECELNWVIAELGGETASAAAGLGTILHSALETAGATDEESLWRVVEDRWGELEFEAPWRERAERHRARDLVRRLHRYLVSFEREGGRLLDAEPHFEIPLTPGDEHRGEVVLSGYIDRVEVTGAGEVVIVDLKTGKREPQTDAKVVDNPQLAAYQLALEHGLIPGADGLRPGGAKLLVLVPTATRRDWAEPRQAPLDDAARAAFLSRIDTAAATMAGAAFRAPFDEHCRKDHSYGLCRIHTIGAVSAP
- a CDS encoding ATP-dependent DNA helicase, producing the protein MTSPTQGGPRVSAHAIAAALGQFPPTDEQAEVIESPLRPALVVAGAGSGKTETMASRVVWLVANGLVRRDEVLGLTFTRKAAGELGERIRRRLERLSEFEERGLLARLGALHTEGALEEFARIERRAEQERDAASRAGRDTAPIELRARAARTAALDRLAPVAVRVEGGDLLQRPTVATYNSFADQIVRENAVLLGRDADAAVLSESAAWLLMRRVVLSSDDERLEHRTEAMSTIIDGALRVARDAVDNLVETDRLRTMAAEFADVLERPSEKRLPDGVYRDVRVAAEKVSGLAVLADLADAYAAEKARRGVLDFSDQVAGALRIVRAHAAVGHELRRRYRVVLLDEYQDTSVVQTLLLSELFGGEAVMAVGDPHQSIYGWRGASAGNLGGFARAFGRGGSTGEHALMTSWRNSDVVLRAANAVLAPLAASSPVPVRPLRPRPGVTAGRLEVAFENDVDAEADAVAAWFEAVRAERTAQGRSTRGAILFRGKKHMQRFADALAARGIPRHILGLGGLLSTPEVVDVVSVLRVVDDPTAGSALIRVLSGPRFAVGLADLRLLEKLARRLASHDHTLAPLEPAVADAVRTGAGADQPGSIVEALDFVGRARDDHGWLRDFSPAARERLREAAAMFRGLRQAAALPIPELVRMIELELRLDIELAANEAHGPARIASAQLRAFTDEVHAFLAADDRGTVRSLIAWLDHAEQLDEFAPRTEPPEDDVVQLLTIHGSKGLEWDAVAVARVVEGELPVAPRDTKAWLGFGVLPYDFRGDAEWLPRLAWRAHDAPTQQALNAAIAEFVEAGKTRQRDEERRLAYVAITRAREHLLLSGSSWAGGQKPREPAPYLAEIAAALGVDHVRPEPGENPFEGDRRIITWPMDPLGEAPRTRRPRVAAAAAAVAAAAERPPIEASRDLALLLAERRSRGGDAPEPPVRVPASRFKDWVGDYEGTLRRIARPMPERPYRQTRIGTLFHAWVEQRSGAGGRGPSLDDALWELDDDEAEASSASDDDAARLEALKGVFEASEWGPLAPVEVESEIDFVLRGTRGAAHVVICKLDAVYRRDGRYEIVDWKTGRPPASDAEREERMLQLALYRLAYHRARGVPLEEIDVALYYIADDLVIRGEGSYSEEDLAQRWNAAREAR
- a CDS encoding phosphotransferase yields the protein MARSPLTLAAAASAALPGVGAVTTSTLSTGQSGRYDAALLGLDDGTRVVVRVPTDESAASDLAAEVLALRALTPGARALLPFRVPEVRGEATLGDDRIVVADFLPGYRIEPPHIPSGPGAASSIGAALAAVHALPASVVRAEGLPLRTPADVRRTVETLIERTAATRRLHAALATRWRSAIDDEELWRFESTVILGETSAASFLFEDRGDAPTVVGVLGWHRFGVGDPAVDLHWLAGAPEAIDDVYTAYAETGPRSPDANLRTRARLYAELEFAKWLLHGHEQQRPDIVDDAVALLDALVDGLGSSRSRLDAASAAGVDEAMRLLDEGTPAAALPEEPSTAMQTDAYDPRMMSLFVAKELEHEDAEAPPGLSRPSTVRGDDGPDERQDAGADTAPIDPIDLAGWRSDPGAAESGADGAAAGERSAAPGHDDSDEVREAQRASRAAFQRWARSSSE